One genomic region from Labeo rohita strain BAU-BD-2019 chromosome 7, IGBB_LRoh.1.0, whole genome shotgun sequence encodes:
- the creb3l1 gene encoding cyclic AMP-responsive element-binding protein 3-like protein 1 isoform X1 has product MDTILDNFASDKLFPNSNLLDLEDLNESDFLSNVHFSEQMEDFSNDLFNSFFDDHLLAERNPLLDMDLDPPNPDIQAEHSYSLSGDSAPQSPSMPIKSDDDADSEGMWSFSQDLTAILVKQEPSLMSENCPDTAPPLANTSTCSHPLTLAPPPQRNHTGEKSSKGPSSNSVPAIKAEPREVNQFLSVPSDEHLRLPPTPPSSHGSDSDGSQSPHSLPPLSPGHLQSPHSLPPSSPARLQARTSTAISSSPLLTAPHKLQGTSGPLMLTEEEKRTLIAEGYPVPNKLPLTKTEEKALKRVRRKIKNKISAQESRRKKKEYVECLEKKVENYTSENNELWKKVETLENANRSLLQQLQRLQALVSGKVPRSCKIASTQTGTCLMVVALCFVLVLGSLAPCLPELSLYSSSLSSSSSHTVKSAPLPSGDLYTTSQVRSRSLLFYDEGAPVEDGHRGVLSVERMEGVPRHVQDVKDSHEKDHSALVSRYLSQAQPEPASYSNTSAAPLRPPEPHYHSRKPDPEGGAEYF; this is encoded by the exons CACTTCTCTGAGCAGATGGAGGATTTCTCCAATGACCTTTTCAACAGCTTCTTCGATGATCATCTGTTGGCGGAGAGGAACCCATTGTTGGATATGGATCTGGACCCTCCAAACCCTGACATCCAGGCAGAACACAGCTACTCTCTCAGCGGGGACTCTGCCCCACAGAGCCCCTCCATGCCCATTAAATCAGATGATGATGCAG actcAGAAGGGATGTGGTCATTCAGTCAGGATCTCACAGCCATTCTAGTGAAGCAGGAGCCCAGCCTGATGTCAGAAAACTGCCCCGACACAGCGCCCCCTCTGGCCAACACCAGCACCTGCTCACACCCCCTCACTCTTGCCCCTCCACCACAGAGGAACCACACAGGAGAGAAG aGTTCCAAAGGCCCAAGCTCAAACTCTGTTCCTGCCATCAAAGCAGAGCCCAGAGAGGTGAACCAGTTCCTCAGTGTGCCCTCAG ATGAGCATCTGCGGTTGCCGCCCACTCCTCCCAGCAGCCATGGCAGCGACAGCGACGGATCCCAGAGCCCACATTCACTGCCACCATTAAGCCCTGGCCACCTGCAGAGCCCACATTCACTGCCTCCGTCCAGCCCTGCCCGGCTACAGGCCCGAACCTCCACAGCCATCTCCTCGTCCCCTCTCCTTACTGCCCCGCAT AAGCTGCAGGGAACATCAGGCCCTTTGATGCTGACAGAGGAAGAGAAGAGGACTTTGATCGCTGAGGGATATCCTGTACCAAACAAACTACCACTCACCAAAACTGAGGAAAAAGCCCTCAAACGGGTGCGCAGGAAAATCAAAAACAAG ATCTCTGCACAAGAAAGCCGGAGAAAGAAGAAGGAATATGTGGAGTGTTTGGAGAAAAA aGTTGAGAACTATACTTCAGAGAACAACGAACTGTGGAAAAAAGTAGAGACGCTCGAGAATGCAAACAG GTCTCTACTCCAACAGCTACAAAGGCTTCAGGCTCTAGTGAGTGGGAAAGTGCCTCGGTCCTGCAAAATCGCCTCCACGCAGACCGGAACCTGTCTCATg GTGGTGGCGCTGTGTTTTGTGTTGGTGCTGGGCTCGCTGGCTCCCTGCCTGCCCGAGCTCTCCCTCTACTCTTCCTCCTTATCCTCATCATCCTCACACACGGTGAAGTCCGCACCGCTGCCCTCAGGTGACCTCTACACCACCAGCCAGG tccGCTCCCGCAGCCTGCTCTTCTATGACGAGGGTGCCCCAGTGGAGGACGGCCACAGGGGCGTGCTGAGTGTGGAGAGGATGGAGGGGGTGCCGCGACATGTACAGGACGTGAAAGACAGCCACGAGAAGGATCATTCTGCTCTTGTGAGCAGATACTTGAGCCAGGCCCAACCGGAGCCTGCAAGCTACAGCAACACATCCGCGGCCCCACTCCGTCCCCCTGAACCACACTACCACTCGAG AAAGCCGGATCCTGAGGGAGGAGCTGAATATTTCTAA
- the creb3l1 gene encoding cyclic AMP-responsive element-binding protein 3-like protein 1 isoform X2, protein MDTILDNFASDKLFPNSNLLDLEDLNESDFLSNVHFSEQMEDFSNDLFNSFFDDHLLAERNPLLDMDLDPPNPDIQAEHSYSLSGDSAPQSPSMPIKSDDDADSEGMWSFSQDLTAILVKQEPSLMSENCPDTAPPLANTSTCSHPLTLAPPPQRNHTGEKSSKGPSSNSVPAIKAEPREVNQFLSVPSDEHLRLPPTPPSSHGSDSDGSQSPHSLPPLSPGHLQSPHSLPPSSPARLQARTSTAISSSPLLTAPHKLQGTSGPLMLTEEEKRTLIAEGYPVPNKLPLTKTEEKALKRVRRKIKNKISAQESRRKKKEYVECLEKKVENYTSENNELWKKVETLENANRSLLQQLQRLQALVSGKVPRSCKIASTQTGTCLMVVALCFVLVLGSLAPCLPELSLYSSSLSSSSSHTVKSAPLPSGDLYTTSQVRSRSLLFYDEGAPVEDGHRGVLSVERMEGVPRHVQDVKDSHEKDHSALVSRYLSQAQPEPASYSNTSAAPLRPPEPHYHSR, encoded by the exons CACTTCTCTGAGCAGATGGAGGATTTCTCCAATGACCTTTTCAACAGCTTCTTCGATGATCATCTGTTGGCGGAGAGGAACCCATTGTTGGATATGGATCTGGACCCTCCAAACCCTGACATCCAGGCAGAACACAGCTACTCTCTCAGCGGGGACTCTGCCCCACAGAGCCCCTCCATGCCCATTAAATCAGATGATGATGCAG actcAGAAGGGATGTGGTCATTCAGTCAGGATCTCACAGCCATTCTAGTGAAGCAGGAGCCCAGCCTGATGTCAGAAAACTGCCCCGACACAGCGCCCCCTCTGGCCAACACCAGCACCTGCTCACACCCCCTCACTCTTGCCCCTCCACCACAGAGGAACCACACAGGAGAGAAG aGTTCCAAAGGCCCAAGCTCAAACTCTGTTCCTGCCATCAAAGCAGAGCCCAGAGAGGTGAACCAGTTCCTCAGTGTGCCCTCAG ATGAGCATCTGCGGTTGCCGCCCACTCCTCCCAGCAGCCATGGCAGCGACAGCGACGGATCCCAGAGCCCACATTCACTGCCACCATTAAGCCCTGGCCACCTGCAGAGCCCACATTCACTGCCTCCGTCCAGCCCTGCCCGGCTACAGGCCCGAACCTCCACAGCCATCTCCTCGTCCCCTCTCCTTACTGCCCCGCAT AAGCTGCAGGGAACATCAGGCCCTTTGATGCTGACAGAGGAAGAGAAGAGGACTTTGATCGCTGAGGGATATCCTGTACCAAACAAACTACCACTCACCAAAACTGAGGAAAAAGCCCTCAAACGGGTGCGCAGGAAAATCAAAAACAAG ATCTCTGCACAAGAAAGCCGGAGAAAGAAGAAGGAATATGTGGAGTGTTTGGAGAAAAA aGTTGAGAACTATACTTCAGAGAACAACGAACTGTGGAAAAAAGTAGAGACGCTCGAGAATGCAAACAG GTCTCTACTCCAACAGCTACAAAGGCTTCAGGCTCTAGTGAGTGGGAAAGTGCCTCGGTCCTGCAAAATCGCCTCCACGCAGACCGGAACCTGTCTCATg GTGGTGGCGCTGTGTTTTGTGTTGGTGCTGGGCTCGCTGGCTCCCTGCCTGCCCGAGCTCTCCCTCTACTCTTCCTCCTTATCCTCATCATCCTCACACACGGTGAAGTCCGCACCGCTGCCCTCAGGTGACCTCTACACCACCAGCCAGG tccGCTCCCGCAGCCTGCTCTTCTATGACGAGGGTGCCCCAGTGGAGGACGGCCACAGGGGCGTGCTGAGTGTGGAGAGGATGGAGGGGGTGCCGCGACATGTACAGGACGTGAAAGACAGCCACGAGAAGGATCATTCTGCTCTTGTGAGCAGATACTTGAGCCAGGCCCAACCGGAGCCTGCAAGCTACAGCAACACATCCGCGGCCCCACTCCGTCCCCCTGAACCACACTACCACTCGAGGTAA